The following proteins come from a genomic window of Malus domestica chromosome 02, GDT2T_hap1:
- the LOC103445095 gene encoding filament-like plant protein 7: MDHKPWLWRKKSADKTNSAAAEGDKVNVSVKGNGEEVEALQAEKAELENNLKALSDKLASALSECNSKDALVKKHAKTAQDAVQGWEKVEADAGFLKHELDKSFQVRAAGEERIAQLDGALKDCMQQLRFVREEQEQRVHEAMMKASREFEKSKMALEEKLAETTRRLSKIGAENTHLSNALLVKDKLIEDLRKQLTQVEADFNALTLRLESTEKDNASLKYEVRVLEKELEIRNEEREFNRRTADASHKQNLEGAKKIAKLESECQRLRLLVRKRLPGPAALAKMKNEVEMLGRDSVGMGRRKLNDSTVDNFPETPSKKVNILTEQLYAMEEENQTLKEALNKKINELQFSRNMYARVASKLSQSETPLEESLKGQATMESMRSNLLSQEVSVASMSDIGSDDKVSCADSWASALITELEHFRAEKQKGSLMNKTVGASDINLMDDFVEMEKLAVVSADKQSAGSPVSSVQAFARPLESEYSSELVGSQMVPILDGESGFSLSNRETRFNNIVNGKAPHWVEDIVKLVMEHNRVAGRSPEQILKDLRIALACTEDPKPGEFVNARTNRSHLDALNPSSVKSCTSWKGSDKSLVNDSPRGVSDVDISNPQKSNPQFQPDLSKSLCKVIELIEGIHVPSPDYNPENGSRKDGNVSTFKNSENAGYMVRVFQWKASELGDLLQQFVHACYDLLNGKAGLEKFAKELTAALDWILNHCFSLQDVSSMKDAIKKEFDWDDTRSETEGEVGAVGHLSNGHIIQIEELQANLVKENRKLKNELVNLESARRELEGRLQSASDKSEYLINQLKESEKAIASLRTELQCLRESKEIVEDHFKNHKMMNDDLETQLTEARVELNEALQKFSSLEVHLQNKHNCCAELEATCLELQLQLDSVKKSPNSNLNQEERKAQNDWEIAAASEKLAECQETILNLGKQLKAMASPREAALFDKVITNPSDTDTPTAKAASQTPHRNSNQRSSLLDKMLAEDGASVKDYTSPTTKEVGSNSTSTFGPNILVLNSKYQDDNAAVGSLAIVPSKKWGGGSLWRKLVWRKKKVLFVSHMYLEIIRI, from the exons ATGGACCACAAGCCATGGCTTTGGAGGAAGAAATCTGCAGATAAAACCAATTCAGCAGCAGCAGAAGGAGACAAAGTCAATGTCTCAGTCAAAGGAAATGGAGAGGAG GTAGAAGCACTTCAGGCTGAGAAGGCAGAACTGGAGAACAACCTGAAAGCTCTAAGCGATAAGCTTGCTTCAGCTCTCTCTGAATGTAACAGTAAAGATGCACTTGTGAAAAAACATGCCAAAACGGCACAGGATGCTGTTCAAG GCTGGGAGAAGGTGGAAGCAGATGCGGGGTTTCTGAAGCATGAATTAGATAAATCTTTCCAAGTCAGAGCAGCTGGTGAAGAAAGAATAGCTCAATTGGATGGAGCCCTCAAGGACTGCATGCAGCAGCTACGATTTGTTCGAGAAGAGCAGGAGCAAAGGGTTCACGAGGCTATGATGAAGGCATCAAGAGAATTCGAGAAATCCAAGATGGCGTTGGAGGAGAAGTTAGCAGAGACTACTAGAAGGCTTTCTAAAATCGGTGCTGAAAACACCCATCTTAGTAACGCTCTTTTAGTGAAGGATAAGTTGATAGAAGATTTAAGAAAACAATTGACACAGGTGGAAGCTGATTTCAATGCACTCACGCTCAGATTAGAATCCACTGAGAAAGATAATGCTTCTTTGAAATATGAGGTACGGGTGCTTGAGAAAGAGCTTGAGATCCGGAATGAAGAGAGAGAATTCAATCGTCGAACCGCTGATGCATCACACAAGCAGAATTTGGAGGGTGCAAAGAAAATTGCAAAGTTAGAATCAGAATGTCAGAGGCTGCGGCTTCTAGTCCGGAAGCGGTTACCAGGCCCTGCTGCTTtggcaaaaatgaaaaatgaagtgGAAATGCTAGGACGGGACTCTGTTGGCATGGGGAGGAGAAAGTTGAATGACTCCACAGTTGATAACTTTCCTGAGACTCCCAGCAAAAAGGTTAACATTTTGACTGAGCAGTTATATGCTATGGAAGAAGAAAACCAGACTCTCAAGGAAGCACTCAATAAGAAGATAAATGAACTCCAGTTCTCCAGAAACATGTATGCCCGTGTAGCTTCTAAATTATCGCAATCTGAGACACCGCTTGAAGAATCATTAAAGGGCCAGGCAACCATGGAGTCAATGAGGAGTAATCTTCTGTCACAAGAAGTCTCTGTAGCATCTATGTCTGATATTGGCAGCGATGATAAGGTTAGTTGTGCCGATTCATGGGCATCTGCCTTGATTACAGAACTGGAGCACTTCAGAGCTGAAAAACAAAAAGGGTCTCTGATGAACAAAACTGTAGGAGCTTCAGACATAAATCTGATGGATGACTTTGTTGAAATGGAAAAATTAGCAGTCGTTTCTGCTGATAAACAAAGTGCTGGTTCTCCTGTTTCTTCAGTCCAGGCATTTGCGCGCCCCTTGGAATCTGAGTATTCCTCCGAACTTGTGGGCAGCCAGATGGTCCCTATTTTGGACGGTGAGTCAGGCTTCAGTTTGTCAAACAGGGAGACCAGGTTTAACAATATTGTCAATGGCAAAGCTCCTCATTGGGTTGAGGATATAGTGAAACTGGTGATGGAGCACAACCGTGTTGCAGGAAGAAGCCCCGAACAGATACTTAAAGACTTAAGAATAGCTTTGGCATGTACAGAAGATCCAAAGCCTGGTGAATTTGTTAATGCAAGGACAAATCGAAGCCATCTTGATGCATTGAATCCTTCCTCCGTTAAGAGCTGCACCTCATGGAAAGGTTCAGATAAATCTCTAGTAAACGATTCACCCAGAGGAGTAAGTGATGTGGACATCTCAAACCCACAGAAGAGTAATCCGCAGTTCCAGCCAGATCTGAGTAAGTCATTATGTAAAGTAATTGAGCTTATTGAAGGAATCCACGTTCCATCTCCAGATTATAACCCAGAGAATGGATCCAGGAAGGACGGAAACGTGTCGACATTTAAAAACTCGGAAAACGCAGGCTACATGGTTCGTGTTTTCCAGTGGAAAGCTTCTGAACTCGGTGATCTTTTACAACAGTTTGTTCATGCTTGCTATGATCTGTTGAATGGAAAGGCTGGTCTCGAAAAATTTGCCAAAGAATTAACTGCTGCATTGGACTGGATTTTAAACCACTGCTTTTCACTTCAAGATGTTTCAAGCATGAAGGATGCAATTAAGAAGGAATTTGATTGGGATGATACACGAAGTGAAACCGAAGGAGAAGTTGGAGCGGTTGGTCACTTGTCAAATGGCCATATTATACAAATAGAAGAGCTGCAGGCCAATCTggtaaaggaaaacagaaagttAAAGAATGAATTGGTGAATTTAGAATCTGCAAGGAGAGAGTTGGAAGGGAGACTTCAGTCGGCCAGTGATAAGAGCGAATACCTGATTAACCAGCTCAAGGAATCTGAAAAAGCTATTGCCAGCTTGAGAACAGAGTTACAATGTTTAAGAGAGTCAAAGGAAATCGTTGAAGATCATTTTAAAAATCACAAGATGATGAATGACGATCTTGAAACGCAGCTTACTGAGGCCAGAGTTGAATTAAACGAAGCTCTCCAAAAGTTTTCATCCCTAGAAGTTCATCTGCAGAATAAACACAACTGCTGTGCAGAGTTGGAGGCTACATGCCTGGAACTGCAGCTTCAGCTTGATAG TGTGAAGAAAAGCCCAAATTCCAATCTTAATCAGGAGGAAAGGAAAGCCCAAAAT GATTGGGAGATAGCAGCTGCTTCAGAAAAGTTGGCCGAATGCCAAGAGACAATACTTAACCTCGGGAAGCAGTTGAAGGCAATGGCTTCACCAAGAGAAGCAGCCCTTTTCGACAAGGTCATCACTAATCCTTCTGATACAGACACCCCCACAGCCAAAGCTGCAAGCCAAACCCCACACAGGAACTCAAACCAACGATCCTCATTACTAGATAAAATGCTAGCAGAAGATGGTGCTAGCGTCAAGGACTATACGTCTCCAACGACAAAAGAGGTTGGCAGTAATTCGACTTCCACGTTCGGTCCTAATATCCTTGTTCTAAATAGTAAATACCAGGATGACAATGCAGCTGTTGGTTCGTTAGCTATAGTGCCCAGCAAGAAATGGGGAGGTGGGAGCCTATGGAGAAAGCTAGTGTGGAGAAAGAAGAAAG TTTTGTTTGTTTCACACATGTATTTGGAAATAATAAGGATATGA
- the LOC103445096 gene encoding protein IN CHLOROPLAST ATPASE BIOGENESIS, chloroplastic-like — protein sequence MKVCGGLVCGGSRATALPTVLLRHGRARPRCSYSFVTQDHVSFIKEVASTQPPQHLSQLLRMLKTRGESIVSPGAKEGLIPLAIPLARNSSGAVTALLRWPTAPAGMDMPVVEVRKHGVWLLAKNVDQFIHRILAEEDAKNSEERNEELFQASADVGEKLYTKGDFAKSQISKLDFYLLRKVGLFPDVLERKVKWHFEEGDYVSALVTGEFYTKKEHFPGFARPYVFNAEVLLKVGRTVEAKDAARGALKSPWWTLGCSYQEVANIAQWEDEQIEYIKEKVTEEGRQADLKKGKAPAQVALDEAAFLLDLASIDGTWDDYVWQVADRYKEAGLQDIAGFVLYRD from the exons ATGAAAGTTTGCGGCGGATTGGTGTGCGGAGGCTCTCGCGCCACCGCTCTGCCCACTGTGCTTCTTCGGCACGGCAGAGCTCGGCCGCGCTGCTCTTATTCCTTTGTCACGCAAG ACCATGTGTCTTTCATCAAGGAGGTTGCCTCCACTCAGCCGCCGCAGCATTTGAGCCAGTTGCTGAGAATGCTCAAGACAAGAG GTGAATCTATTGTTTCTCCGGGAGCCAAGGAAGGGCTAATCCCCCTTGCCATACCACTTGCGAGAAACAGCTCAG GTGCTGTAACTGCACTGCTCCGGTGGCCTACAGCTCCGGCAGG TATGGACATGCCAGTCGTTGAGGTCAGGAAGCATGGGGTGTGGCTTTTAGCCAAGAAT GTGGACCAATTTATTCACAGAATCCTAGCTGAAGAAGATGCTAAGAACTCTGAAGAAAGAAATGAAGAGCTCTTTCAAGCTTCTGCTGATGTTGGGGAGAAACTTTATACGAAGGGTGACTTTGCAAAGTCGCAGATTTCAAAACTAGATTTCTACCTTTTAAGAAAA GTTGGTTTATTTCCAGATGTCTTGGAGCGCAAAGTGAAGTGGCATTTTGAGGAAGGGGACTAT GTTTCAGCCTTGGTGACGGGAGAGTTCTATACGAAGAAGGAACATTTTCCTGGTTTTGCACGGCCTTACGTATTCAATGCTGAGGTTTTGCTGAA GGTCGGGCGTACTGTTGAAGCTAAAGACGCCGCTAGGGGAGCTCTAAAATCACCATGGTGGACACTGGGTTGCAGCTATCAG GAAGTTGCTAATATAGCGCAATGGGAGGACGAGCAAATAGAGTACATTAAGGAGAAGGTGACAGAGGAGGGAAGGCAGGCGGATCTTAAAAAGGGAAAGGCCCCTGCGCAG GTTGCATTGGATGAAGCAGCATTTTTGCTGGATCTAGCTTCCATTGACGGGACTTGGGATGACTATGTCTGGCAGGTTGCTGATCGATATAAAGAGGCGGGCCTCCAGGATATTGCAGGATTCGTATTATACAGAGATTGA